From Erigeron canadensis isolate Cc75 chromosome 5, C_canadensis_v1, whole genome shotgun sequence:
tttctttcaaaacggTTGATTGAAAGAAAATTCAACCTGCAAAGATAAAAATCTGAACTAAGACCCAAAAACCAGAGAAGTGAAAACTTCAGATTTAGGTTCGGTGAACCTCAAAATAGAAAGATACCAAGAGAAAGAGAGTGTAATGCTTTACTTATAAGCATTTGGCTCGTTGAACTGGGCCAAATTTACTGCTGGATAGAGCACGGCTGGTCTTATACCCTGAGAATCAAGACGCTTGAAAGTTGCAGCAAAAGTGGACGCTGTAAATTTGCTATTGACAAGAATCAGATCGGCCATTCCTGTTGTTAATTGTTCTAAAAAGTTTATGGGCATCCGGTATATCCTTCTAAGAAGAGAATTGTGTTTAGCGAGCAACAAATCAGGGAAATGACAATAGAAAACAACCTACATTAAAAGCACCAACTATAAACATTCCATATGTAACACAAGTATAAATAAGAAACACAGCTTTAGTAACCTTTGTAGActtttttaacttcaaaattgGAAGGACAACGGAAACTTGATCGGCAAGCACAACATCAAAAGAAGGCCACTTGAACAGAACACAAAGAGCGACAAAAATGCAACGCAGATACGCACAGACTGCATGAAACCGATAAAAAATATGTCTGGGTAGAAACGACCCATATACAGTAACTGCAAATGTCCCTAGATATACAAAACAATGCACATGTTACATACAAATGAAGtaattaaaatttatcaaagttgagcaaaaaaaaaaaaaaagaaagaaaattccATACCCGCAAGGGTCTCCTCAAAACAGCGGCTCGTGTCATGATGAGACGTGAAAATGTGAAACATTATGACCATGTGAAGCAAGTTCAACTGCTGCATCAACTATTAACCTTTCCGCTCCTCCTAAGAAAAACAATGTGTATAAAGTCATATAGATTTCTCCATCTCAATTTATATAATCTTAGACGCTTTGATGACATGGCACCGACTTTGATAATATATAAGGCAACTTAAAATGAAACCTGTTACTAATCGGATTAATACAATCGCAATAAATTGGATTGTATTTAAGCCAAGAGTATAAAAAATGATTCTAAACCCTAGCAGAATAATACTCGTAGTAAGTTAAGCAAAAAATAAttgtgatgaattttgtaaGAGGGTAAAAGTACAAACCAATTCCTAAATCAGGATGAATAATGGCGATGTTCATCTCTGCACAGGAATGCTCATTCAATCTTCTGtttgtttgttaattttgttaaaaaacttTGAGTTAAACAAAATTACCGCGGCGTGAAAGTTGAAACAATCCGTTTTTAATGTAGTGAAAAtttgtttgttaattttgtTGTTACACGCTTAAATTTGTTTCTTAAGATTTTAGGTTTATTTTATGCATATgaattaagttgattaattatttttttaaacttaaatatgaaTGGACTCTATACTCAATTTTTCTTATGTTTAATAATGtactatatatgaaaaatgattaatcaacctaatttatatgcttaaaaatcaaactaaaattttaagaatttaacATGTGGTACTAATTATCTTTTTCAATTTTGCCTcctaattttttcacatgtcatcatcttactattaggcaTATTTTTAATCACACCAGTTAAATTAGTTTATCATTATCCATTATATATTGATTCATCTTGATTGTTAATGCCTAAGATACAACTGTATAACATTACAAACACTATAACCTAAATATTGTTATAAAGTTAGTTGTAATACatcaaatttttcttttatatattcaaataaattaaaagaaagaggTTTTTTCTTCCCAACTCACCCTGTGTACTTATCAAAATCTTATGATATGTTTTTGGGTTATTTTAAAGaagcaaaagaaaagaatataaaggattgtaaaatgagttatattcttgagtttatttaagtaatgaaaaacaaataaaatgagaGGATTTAAAAGGAtaatttagttgtttttgttaaaaatatttttgtctcaTATTTGAGATGATCAACTTTTACCTCCAATCTTTTCACTTCTTTTATAAACTAAACTTGAGAACATAATGTAAGGACGTCACTAgctattatataaaacaaatgacCACAAGCAATCAATCTATTATTATACCTATTTTTCCCCTTTACCCCTAACAACTAAATATTAGAatcttgaatatatattaaaacaaaatccttaattccaaatttaaaaaatatggaCCATTGATTGAATTTGATAACTTATTTTCCATCATTGGATTAtattgatgacatcatcaatatTCAAAGAATTAATCAATAACATTTTTAGTCcttaaacttttatattaatgtgTCTACCATTCAATAACTTTCTTAATTAcatcttttaaataataatactttgAATTTCTTAATGTTAGTAATTTATAACTATGTAAAATTATAGACAACactataatatattttcatgtatataaagttttttttgtatatttctATTTCTAAAGTCGCGTAAGTGATACgagtttttgataaaattttcatttaaaattgaTTAACAAATTGAATATGGTATTtagattttgattaaaaaaaatttatttgataaatttactacACGTTTATTTATTTGTCGACAATCTGTACCATTTGTTTCACTAACTTTCTTTTGATAAGAATTGtagttgtattattttttattttttaaaaatatttattcatCATAAAGCATTAAAACTATGATATAATTATTACGAGaaattttaattacattttcCTTTCATTATTAAACCTTTACTTTCAATGACACCACAAGTTTTTTTCAAATACTTTTATGCTACATGGTTTTTAGATGTGATTTTTAAATCCATGAATTAAAATAACACATTTGATACTCTTATTATGAGTAAAAGATATGTAGCTTACACGTAGTgttaataaagatatatatatatatatataatatttcacAATTAAGATAATGAAGAACTACACTAATTAGAATATATGTTTGAAAAAATTTGTTAGCATTACATGTATACATTTTAGTTCTATGGttgaaaaaattatttgttaGCATTTTAACTTGACAATAAACATGATATTCTAATTGTGGTtcaaaaatatgtaaatatttatttagaggatcattttcatatattaaaagtttttaatataaaaaactatatatacaaatcaCGCATATTACGTGGGTAATAAActagtttttataatatatttaatgaagTTAAATTATAACATCTACTATTTTACTcttaaaatatctatattatcCCTTTTTACATCAACAACCTACACTATTCATCGTTGTTACTACTACTAGTCTCAACCGACACCACCCGTTGTTGCCGCCAACCACTGCTAACACCATCGTAATTGTATCGTGCGAGAATCCGTCTAATATACTATGTCGTGTAAAACATATTTGTGAAATTCATTACTAAAGTTAAAatcatgtaaattaaaataaattaaatgagttagatgtaaaaatgaaaagtttgaCTAAATATCTAAAGTAAGTATTGTTAAGATTTAGGTTGTAAAGATATAAAGATCATTTTGcatatcaaaatttataatatttaacaTCAGGTGTGAAACTTTTACATAGTAATATAGGCTAGTGAGGCTACTTACGGTGTGTGATGGCTCTGGATATGTCATCGTTAGTCtcattattaaattataattgtagaaatgaaatGTTTGTTTGAGAATATACAAGGTAAGTAttatctatctattatataaataaaagaaaattatgatgacataagatattttaaatattgatCTTGTATGATTTTCCAACacatccttttaatttaattatgacatcataatcatactttgttaatttaaaattgaaaaaccccactaaatgcttatttaaaaatCCTAAAACTTTTATTCGAGACAAAGAAAATTATCCTTTTAttctataatttttaattatataaataaaagaaaattgtgatgacataagattttttaaatattgtcTTGTATAGTTTCCCAACacatccttttaatttaattatgacatcattatcatactttattaatttaaaattgaaaaaaaccccactaaatgcttatttaaaaatcctaaacttttatttgagacaaagaaaattattttttattctataaattttatgaaatgtcttttttattttaacgcAATTGGTATTctcattttatatagtttttgtattaGTCGATTCACtatctttatatcaaatatcaagttataatatatgaataaaaaaagttacatacatTTTCTTTTACATATTATTGGTTTTACATATTATTCTGAATACCCTACTAGtatattattgtaaaataaaCGAGAGACATGGATAAGGGATGATAGAAAACGAagtatatacaattatacataaaaCATATTCACGGGTTcaaagaaaaatcaaattaataaaaaataaaaagttaattacCTTTTCGAGTTtgaaaaagggggaaaaaacgaaataaaaaagaatatagttttataattatgTTCTTTCTATACTATTAcactttaaaatataaaaaccatACATACTCAATAACTCAAAAAAAATTGAGAATacacacttaaaaattaaaatatcctTAAACTTCTTTACTATATACAATTGAGTTTAGCTCGTAAGAGTATATATACGGCTCAACTCCGTTCATACTTATACCGTAATGATGCTTtagattttcaaattaaaagtttttcaaTACTTTATGCTTGTAGGTTTGGAGGTGTATTAGTGTGTCATATGTGCCTATGTGGTAAGGTTGGTCATGGCCTACCCCTGAATGTCATTTGAACaatttgatatgataaatttaaatatttactcACACTCAATGACATGATAGTTgttggttttggtcaaaaacACTTGTTTCTTGTATTTCGTGAGCAGTAAAACTCCAATACGCCTTTTTTGTTCGTCCAACAAAGACCAAACAGATGTCTCTAAGCTTTAGCTCTGTAGCCATAAGAAAGTGGGATAAAACTCATGCATGTGTATATATCATGGGTTCGAGGCTCCACTATATTTTCCCCACTATTCACATCAGCAACAACACTCTCAGGAGCAACCCGTGACCTTACAATGGATGGCTCAGCACGGTTTGAGCGAATGGAATAGTTTCCATCAATATGCTCATCCCAATGCAAGCTAGCTTTCCTGTGAGCTCGCACTTGGGCAAGTTCTTGCTCAATTCTTAGTAGTTGAGCTCGCATAGCCCTTGTTTCCTCAAACATTTGGGCTTGAGCCAGAATCTGCTCAATAACCAGGTTTGCTCGATCAATTTCGGACCTAGTTGGTTGTTCACTGGGATATGGCCTTCAAATAGGCCTTTGGTTAGCCGGATTTCCAGCCTAGCTCCGGTTAAGAGAAGCATTGCTAGCGGCAGCTCTATCACGTTGACTAGTAGCACGAGTATTAACCATTTTGTCTACAACGAAATGATGACGATTAGAGATGAATCGAGTGAGAACAAAAGAGAGGTTAGGGCCTACTTAGTTACATAAACATATTCAAGCCTTAAACCTACACTCTCACTCATCCCAACCCGTCCTAAAGGCATTTCATCATAAAGCTAGAGCATTACTACTTAAGCCTATCATTTCTCATGCGGTTTAAGTCCAAAATCCTATGGCTTTGGCCGACTTTgggttcacttaaaccatttctctgataccaccatgttacacccgtcatttaaaaacctggattttcaaaatctttgcCAAACGACATTCAAAATGTAACGGAAAAGATCACTTTAAAATCTGTCACATTCGtaacggatggtacctttataaatggtgttactaataagcatcatcaaaataataaaagtaaatccAAGTCTtgacaccaacataaatgccacaATATTACAAGTCTTTAAACGTAAATGAGATAGCCAAAACATAAGGCTAATGGAAAGTCTAA
This genomic window contains:
- the LOC122600348 gene encoding LOW QUALITY PROTEIN: alpha-1,3/1,6-mannosyltransferase ALG2-like (The sequence of the model RefSeq protein was modified relative to this genomic sequence to represent the inferred CDS: deleted 1 base in 1 codon), translated to MNIAIIHPDLGIGGAERLIVDAAVELASHGHNVHIFTSHHDTSRCFEETLAGTFAVTVYGSFLPRHIFYRFHAVCAYLRCIFVALCVLFKWPSFDVVLADQVSVVLPILKLKKSTKVVFYCHFPDLLLAKHNSLLRRIYRMPINFLEQLTTGMADLILVNSKFTASTFAATFKRLDSQGIRPAVLYPAVNLAQFNEPNAYKLNFLSINRFERKKNIDLAISAFAMLGSPDATLTIAGGFDQRLRENVDYLEQLKFLAEIKGVSNQVKFITSCPTAERNALLSDCLCVIYTPKDEHFGIVPLEAMAAHKPVIACNSGGPVETVKDGETGFLCDPTPQNFSLAMAKFLKDPSLAETMGSKARSHVSTTFSTKTFGDQLNQYLTSIVAKSKQDKRSKSE